Proteins encoded within one genomic window of Haematospirillum jordaniae:
- the ccmA gene encoding heme ABC exporter ATP-binding protein CcmA yields MSRHALPPDFHVSRPPFPALDVRGKALACQRGGRMVFHHLDIHVTSGDAVFLLGPNGSGKSSLLRMLAGFLPPVSGCLEWGQAGQDRNSSHSVIRYLGHLDALKPALTVRENIMFWCRLLGEPVVTVPSVDSMALYMGISHLLDLPGRFLSAGQRRRVAMMPLVLSSAPLWLMDEPATALDAGAVHILEEIIAAHRARGGAIVLSTHTELDVPGAHVIRLDDYAPSLVARHDDPEVLR; encoded by the coding sequence ATGAGCCGTCATGCTTTACCACCTGACTTTCATGTGTCGCGCCCTCCGTTTCCGGCCTTGGACGTAAGGGGGAAGGCTTTGGCCTGCCAGCGGGGTGGGCGTATGGTGTTCCATCATCTTGATATTCATGTCACGTCCGGTGATGCGGTCTTTTTGCTGGGGCCAAATGGATCCGGGAAGTCGAGCTTGCTCAGGATGTTGGCCGGGTTTCTTCCTCCTGTCAGTGGTTGCCTAGAGTGGGGCCAAGCTGGGCAGGACAGGAATAGTTCTCACTCTGTTATTCGTTATCTTGGTCATCTTGATGCTTTGAAGCCGGCCCTGACTGTGCGCGAGAACATTATGTTCTGGTGCCGTTTGTTGGGCGAGCCGGTGGTGACGGTACCATCTGTGGACTCAATGGCTCTCTATATGGGTATTTCACACCTTCTGGATTTGCCAGGGCGTTTCCTGTCGGCCGGCCAGCGTCGCCGTGTTGCCATGATGCCGCTGGTTCTGTCGTCTGCTCCGCTCTGGTTGATGGATGAGCCGGCCACAGCCCTTGATGCCGGTGCTGTTCATATCCTAGAGGAGATTATCGCGGCTCATCGTGCACGCGGTGGGGCGATTGTCTTGTCGACACATACTGAACTTGATGTGCCCGGTGCCCATGTCATTCGCCTAGATGACTATGCCCCAAGCCTGGTTGCACGGCATGACGATCCAGAGGTGTTGCGATGA
- the ccmB gene encoding heme exporter protein CcmB, with product MSRLWPVLCRDVRLAIRQGTESVTVIVFFVLTVVLFPFGLGPEANLLARVAPGILWVVALLASMLSLDRLFSGDHDDGSLELLILSPVPLSLLVLVKALAHWLTTGLPLVAVTPLLALLLGLDGAALGMLLLAMMLGTPILSLIGMVGAALTLGARRGGVLLSLLVLPLYVPVLVFGVAAVDTVLVGQPSLSPLLMLGSLLCGAFALCPWIAAVAVRQSIEDA from the coding sequence ATGAGTCGGTTGTGGCCCGTCCTGTGTCGTGATGTTCGGTTGGCTATTCGTCAGGGAACCGAGAGCGTGACGGTTATTGTCTTTTTTGTGCTGACCGTCGTTCTGTTTCCCTTTGGTTTGGGGCCGGAAGCTAATCTTCTGGCGCGTGTTGCCCCCGGTATTTTGTGGGTGGTGGCGCTGTTGGCATCGATGCTGTCACTGGATCGCTTGTTCTCGGGTGATCATGATGATGGCTCACTGGAGCTGTTAATCCTCTCCCCCGTACCCCTGTCACTTCTTGTCTTGGTCAAGGCTTTGGCGCATTGGCTCACAACCGGGCTTCCACTGGTAGCTGTGACGCCTTTATTGGCTCTGTTGTTGGGCCTTGATGGGGCAGCCTTGGGTATGCTGCTCTTGGCTATGATGTTGGGAACCCCCATTCTTTCGCTGATTGGAATGGTTGGTGCTGCCTTGACCCTAGGAGCTCGACGTGGCGGTGTTCTGCTGTCGCTCCTAGTGCTGCCGCTGTACGTCCCCGTCTTGGTGTTTGGTGTTGCGGCTGTTGATACGGTGCTGGTTGGCCAACCGTCTCTGTCGCCCTTGCTGATGCTGGGGTCCTTGCTTTGTGGGGCTTTCGCCTTGTGTCCTTGGATTGCAGCCGTCGCTGTACGCCAGTCAATCGAAGACGCCTGA
- a CDS encoding LysR substrate-binding domain-containing protein, with amino-acid sequence MARRLPPLNALRAFEAAARLGSFARAGQELHVTPTAISHQVRGLEDFLGISLFERMPRGLRLTEKGRAYLPELTRGFDLLSRAGEYLHTSGLKGQLTVTVPADMARHWLVPRLADFRRRWPGIELHLLTGDIKSTAHAESPALGICCGQGTWPGLRSTFLMNEQILPAAAPVLADNGHPLNDWADLEYHTLLHDTGGAPREPWLQWKPWLDMACIRAADLRQGIYFTDSTALTMAALRGLGVMLASTVLTSEPLRSGKLVPLFGVSRPVNNAYYIVTSGAQQIAPAQAVFAQWLLEITRSDCVELEIRERTVPA; translated from the coding sequence ATGGCTCGCAGGCTGCCACCTCTGAACGCACTGCGAGCCTTTGAAGCGGCAGCGCGGCTGGGAAGTTTTGCCCGTGCCGGACAGGAACTGCATGTAACGCCAACAGCAATCAGCCATCAGGTCAGAGGGCTCGAGGATTTTCTTGGAATCAGCTTGTTCGAACGCATGCCACGTGGACTGCGCCTGACAGAAAAAGGGCGCGCCTATCTGCCCGAACTGACCCGTGGTTTTGATCTTCTGTCACGAGCGGGAGAATACCTGCATACAAGCGGCCTGAAAGGCCAATTGACCGTTACGGTACCGGCCGACATGGCGCGACACTGGCTTGTTCCGCGTCTTGCAGATTTTCGTCGCCGTTGGCCCGGCATCGAACTTCATCTGTTGACAGGAGATATAAAGTCAACAGCCCATGCAGAAAGCCCCGCCCTTGGCATCTGCTGCGGACAGGGAACCTGGCCAGGATTGCGTTCCACCTTTCTGATGAACGAACAAATCCTTCCGGCGGCCGCACCTGTACTTGCTGATAATGGACACCCCCTGAATGACTGGGCAGACTTGGAGTACCATACACTTCTGCATGACACGGGAGGCGCCCCCCGTGAACCATGGCTGCAGTGGAAGCCTTGGCTTGACATGGCCTGTATCCGTGCAGCCGACCTGCGACAGGGCATATACTTCACAGACAGCACAGCCCTGACCATGGCCGCGCTCAGGGGGCTGGGTGTTATGCTGGCTAGCACAGTCCTAACATCTGAACCACTGCGCAGCGGAAAACTGGTACCCCTTTTTGGCGTTTCGCGTCCCGTCAATAATGCGTATTACATCGTTACATCCGGCGCACAACAGATTGCGCCTGCACAGGCCGTCTTCGCGCAATGGCTTCTGGAAATAACCCGATCTGATTGCGTGGAGTTGGAGATACGGGAGCGCACGGTTCCAGCCTGA
- a CDS encoding DUF1150 family protein: MSNDRHHKQDTEQSGSPETGIFPGKPVYIRSIEVSGRPLWAVFSDEGEHLGLATSRAVAFAAAVQNDMQPQSVH; this comes from the coding sequence ATGAGTAACGACCGCCATCATAAACAAGACACAGAACAATCGGGATCACCAGAAACTGGTATATTCCCCGGCAAGCCGGTTTATATCCGCTCCATCGAAGTATCCGGACGTCCCCTATGGGCTGTATTCAGCGACGAAGGAGAACACTTGGGCTTGGCGACAAGCCGGGCTGTAGCCTTTGCCGCTGCTGTCCAGAACGATATGCAACCACAAAGCGTCCATTGA
- a CDS encoding Hsp20 family protein produces the protein MTRLSVFNSPLLLGFDHVERVLDRVAKSSAEGYPPYNIEQTGEHCLRITLAVAGFREEDLSVTTEDNQLVIRGRQSADDGNRIFLHRGIASRQFQRSFVLAEGIEVIGAYMDNGLLHIDLQRPVPEPVVRQIKIGSGNRDRSNQAPQTQTIDLAPQPRKDR, from the coding sequence TTGACACGTCTGTCTGTTTTCAACAGCCCGCTTCTGCTTGGCTTTGACCATGTAGAACGCGTTCTTGACCGTGTTGCCAAAAGCTCGGCAGAGGGCTACCCACCCTATAATATCGAGCAAACTGGCGAACACTGCCTGCGCATCACCTTGGCCGTGGCCGGCTTCCGCGAGGAAGACCTCTCTGTCACAACAGAGGACAACCAGCTTGTTATCCGGGGGCGCCAATCCGCAGATGACGGGAATCGTATATTTCTGCACCGTGGCATCGCCTCACGCCAGTTCCAGCGCAGCTTTGTCCTGGCTGAAGGCATAGAGGTGATTGGCGCTTATATGGATAACGGACTGCTGCATATCGATCTCCAGCGCCCCGTTCCGGAGCCGGTTGTACGCCAGATCAAGATTGGAAGCGGCAACCGGGATCGCAGCAACCAAGCACCGCAGACGCAGACAATCGACCTTGCCCCCCAGCCCCGCAAGGATCGCTGA
- a CDS encoding class I SAM-dependent methyltransferase: MKDTNPDIPQSGSGALSADGYPTVLERIAGSYDFTLRQSGPVPEAVLWRGRRHQAARFRALLSIMGSDRWRRGISLNDVGCGYGALWLWLGWRWRVLGGSYTGYDISSEMLDAACRRISHPKARFIRSAVPSFMADYTVASGVFGLRLDMDSQDWEAWVEALCLAMARVSRRGLSFNILDGRRSAACQTLWYSDPDTEKSRAVRLFPGADVRIAQGYTSGDFTVLVRF; the protein is encoded by the coding sequence GTGAAGGATACGAATCCGGATATACCGCAGTCCGGCTCTGGAGCCCTTTCTGCAGACGGCTACCCGACGGTTCTGGAGCGAATCGCCGGGAGCTATGATTTCACGCTTAGGCAGTCCGGTCCTGTTCCCGAGGCGGTCTTGTGGCGTGGTCGTCGCCATCAAGCGGCCAGGTTTCGTGCTCTTTTGTCAATTATGGGCTCAGATCGCTGGCGTCGCGGGATCAGCCTGAATGATGTTGGCTGCGGGTATGGTGCGCTGTGGCTCTGGTTAGGATGGCGATGGCGGGTTCTTGGTGGTTCTTACACCGGGTACGACATTAGTTCCGAGATGCTGGATGCAGCCTGTCGCCGTATTTCGCATCCCAAGGCTCGGTTTATCCGTTCAGCTGTTCCATCCTTTATGGCTGATTATACCGTTGCATCCGGTGTGTTCGGGCTGCGCCTGGATATGGACAGCCAGGATTGGGAGGCGTGGGTCGAGGCCTTGTGCCTGGCCATGGCCCGTGTATCCCGGCGCGGTTTGTCCTTCAATATCCTGGACGGACGGCGTTCTGCTGCATGTCAGACCTTGTGGTACAGTGACCCGGATACGGAGAAGAGCCGTGCTGTGCGCCTCTTCCCCGGTGCTGATGTTCGCATTGCCCAAGGGTATACATCGGGTGACTTTACGGTTCTGGTGCGTTTCTAG
- a CDS encoding SufE family protein, with product MGANLTMDELVENFSLFDDWEDRYRYIIDLGRTLEPFPEESRTRENKVEGCISQVWLTHRIERIGKEEHLFFTADSDAHIVKGLLAVLLALFSGRTPKDILSIDADAQLARLELDQHISPNRRNGVASVVQVVRSVARDRIEKTGDESHYS from the coding sequence ATGGGTGCAAACCTGACAATGGATGAACTGGTGGAGAACTTCTCCTTGTTCGACGACTGGGAAGACCGCTACCGCTACATCATCGATCTGGGACGCACACTGGAACCCTTCCCCGAAGAAAGCCGAACCCGCGAAAACAAGGTGGAAGGATGCATCAGCCAAGTCTGGCTGACCCACCGGATCGAGCGTATCGGCAAGGAAGAGCATCTGTTTTTCACGGCAGACAGTGACGCCCACATCGTCAAAGGTCTTCTGGCTGTTCTGCTTGCCTTGTTCTCGGGCCGGACACCCAAGGATATCCTGTCCATTGATGCAGATGCCCAGCTTGCGCGGCTGGAACTGGATCAGCACATCAGCCCGAACCGCCGGAATGGCGTCGCATCCGTTGTTCAGGTCGTTCGATCCGTAGCACGTGACCGGATCGAGAAGACAGGGGATGAATCGCATTATTCCTGA
- a CDS encoding TSUP family transporter translates to MSGTAVLELEAHVLIVLALVAVGAGFLDTLAGGGGLLTVPALLLAGVPPVQALATNKLQSSAGTLTATVGMARLGLLRFQDIRTPFLASLVGSATGATLVQVLDVRSLDHIVPVVLVGIAVYFVLVPSAGDVECQPRIGRGVYRFGVVPAIGLYDGMFGPGTGSFFSLAGVGLRGQHLVQATAHAKAFNLASNMAALGAFVVGGKVVWSIGAVMILGQACGASLGSMAVARGGVRLIRPLIVFMSLSMTARYLWGCCIGVFW, encoded by the coding sequence ATGTCAGGGACGGCTGTATTGGAACTGGAAGCCCATGTTTTGATTGTCCTTGCTCTTGTTGCAGTGGGGGCGGGCTTTCTGGATACACTGGCTGGTGGCGGTGGGTTGTTGACTGTTCCGGCCCTTCTTCTTGCCGGTGTGCCTCCGGTGCAAGCCTTGGCGACGAACAAGCTCCAGTCATCGGCTGGCACCCTGACAGCAACCGTTGGAATGGCTCGTCTTGGTTTGCTCCGGTTTCAGGATATACGAACCCCTTTTCTGGCATCATTGGTGGGTTCGGCGACCGGTGCCACCTTGGTGCAGGTTCTGGATGTCCGATCTCTTGATCATATTGTCCCGGTTGTTCTGGTTGGTATCGCCGTGTACTTCGTCCTGGTTCCCTCTGCCGGAGATGTGGAGTGTCAGCCCCGCATCGGGCGGGGTGTCTACCGATTTGGTGTTGTTCCCGCCATCGGGCTTTACGACGGCATGTTCGGGCCGGGGACGGGGTCTTTCTTTTCCTTGGCCGGCGTTGGTCTGCGTGGGCAACATCTGGTGCAGGCCACGGCCCATGCCAAGGCCTTCAATCTTGCAAGCAACATGGCGGCTTTGGGGGCTTTTGTTGTTGGGGGGAAGGTTGTCTGGTCGATCGGGGCTGTCATGATTCTGGGGCAGGCCTGTGGGGCCAGTCTGGGGAGCATGGCTGTGGCACGCGGGGGTGTGCGCTTGATACGCCCCTTGATTGTCTTTATGTCCCTGTCAATGACCGCCCGCTACCTATGGGGCTGCTGTATCGGGGTATTCTGGTAG
- the dnaK gene encoding molecular chaperone DnaK: MSKVIGIDLGTTNSCVAIMDGKEARVLENAEGNRTTPSMVAFAEDGEILVGQPAKRQAVTNPENTLFAIKRLIGRRFSDPAVKKDQELVPYDIVEGNNGDAWVDVRGKKRAPSEISSSVLRKMKETAESYLGTAVTQAVITVPAYFNDSQRQATKDAGVLAGLEVLRIINEPTAAALAYGLDRKEAGTVVVYDLGGGTFDVSILEIGDGVFEVKSTNGDTFLGGEDFDARIIGYLADEFKKEQGIDLRQDRLALQRLKEAAEKAKIELSSTAQTEVNLPFITADASGPKHLNVKLTRSKLESLVEDLIERTIEPCRKALADADLKAGDIAEVILVGGMTRMPKVQEVVERFFGRKPHKGVNPDEVVAIGAAIQGGVLKGEVKDVLLLDVTPLSLGIETLGGVFTRLIDRNTTVPTRKSQTFSTAEDNQNAVTIRVFQGEREMAADNKMLGQFDLVGIPAAPRGVPQIEVTFDIDANGIVNVSAKDKATGKEHVIRIQASGGLSESEIERMVKEAEANAEADKKRREVIDARNHADGLIHQVDKDLKEHGDKIDASLRSQIEADIAAVRAVLDGDDAAALKAATEALMQSSMKLGEAMYKAQQASSGGAEGAAAGQKDDGVVDADFEEVDDSKGK; encoded by the coding sequence ATGAGCAAGGTCATTGGTATCGACCTCGGCACCACCAATTCTTGTGTTGCCATTATGGACGGGAAAGAAGCCCGTGTTCTCGAGAATGCAGAAGGTAACCGTACCACGCCGTCCATGGTCGCCTTTGCCGAGGATGGTGAAATTCTGGTCGGTCAGCCGGCCAAACGTCAGGCTGTAACCAATCCTGAAAATACACTGTTTGCCATCAAGCGTCTGATTGGCCGTCGCTTCAGCGATCCGGCAGTCAAGAAAGACCAAGAGCTTGTCCCCTACGATATCGTTGAGGGCAACAACGGTGATGCATGGGTTGATGTGCGTGGGAAGAAAAGAGCTCCAAGTGAAATTTCGTCCAGCGTTCTGCGCAAGATGAAGGAAACGGCCGAGAGCTATCTCGGGACGGCCGTTACGCAGGCTGTTATTACGGTTCCGGCCTATTTCAATGACTCTCAGCGTCAGGCTACCAAGGATGCCGGGGTTTTGGCCGGCCTTGAAGTTCTGCGTATCATCAACGAGCCGACAGCTGCTGCTCTTGCCTATGGTCTGGACCGCAAGGAAGCTGGTACGGTTGTTGTGTATGACCTAGGCGGTGGAACATTTGACGTTTCCATTCTGGAAATCGGCGACGGTGTTTTCGAGGTCAAGTCCACCAACGGTGATACGTTCTTGGGCGGTGAAGACTTCGATGCCCGGATCATCGGTTATCTGGCAGACGAATTCAAAAAAGAGCAGGGCATTGACTTGCGTCAGGATCGTTTGGCTCTCCAGCGTTTGAAGGAAGCCGCCGAGAAAGCAAAAATAGAGCTTTCGTCAACGGCGCAGACTGAAGTGAACCTGCCTTTCATTACCGCTGATGCCAGTGGTCCGAAGCATCTGAATGTCAAGTTGACTCGTTCCAAGCTGGAATCCCTTGTTGAAGACCTGATCGAGCGGACCATAGAGCCTTGCCGCAAGGCGCTGGCTGATGCTGACCTGAAAGCTGGTGACATTGCCGAAGTTATTTTGGTCGGTGGTATGACCCGTATGCCGAAGGTGCAGGAAGTGGTGGAGCGCTTCTTCGGTCGCAAGCCGCACAAGGGCGTAAACCCTGATGAGGTCGTTGCCATCGGTGCGGCCATTCAGGGTGGTGTCCTGAAGGGTGAGGTCAAGGACGTTCTTCTTCTGGATGTGACCCCGCTGTCTTTGGGGATTGAAACGTTGGGTGGTGTATTTACCCGCCTGATTGATCGGAACACCACGGTTCCAACCCGGAAGTCCCAGACGTTCTCTACAGCCGAGGACAATCAGAATGCCGTGACTATTCGCGTGTTCCAAGGTGAGCGTGAAATGGCGGCTGACAACAAGATGCTGGGTCAGTTTGACTTGGTTGGTATTCCTGCTGCACCACGTGGTGTGCCGCAGATCGAGGTCACGTTTGACATTGATGCCAACGGTATTGTCAATGTTTCCGCCAAAGACAAGGCAACCGGCAAGGAGCATGTGATTCGTATCCAGGCCTCCGGCGGTTTGTCGGAAAGTGAGATAGAGCGCATGGTCAAGGAAGCCGAGGCAAATGCAGAGGCCGACAAGAAGCGCCGTGAGGTTATTGATGCCCGTAATCATGCCGATGGCTTGATCCATCAGGTTGACAAAGACCTGAAAGAACATGGCGACAAGATTGATGCTTCCCTGCGGTCCCAGATTGAGGCCGATATTGCTGCGGTGCGTGCCGTTCTTGATGGTGATGATGCTGCGGCGCTTAAGGCCGCAACAGAGGCCCTTATGCAATCTTCCATGAAGCTGGGTGAGGCCATGTACAAAGCCCAGCAGGCGTCTTCTGGTGGTGCCGAAGGTGCTGCTGCGGGCCAGAAGGATGACGGTGTTGTCGATGCCGATTTTGAGGAAGTGGACGACTCAAAGGGCAAGTAA
- the dnaJ gene encoding molecular chaperone DnaJ: MSSKRDYYEVLGVSQDADAGAIKKAYRLRAKDCHPDLFPGDDKAAESFRELTEAYEVLQDTQKRAAYDRFGHDAFSQGGGGASGFGGFDFGGGFADIIDEVFGNFAGRQRGGPSRGADVRYDMSITLEEAFLGKTATVTLSTATSCGTCKGSGAKPGTTPTTCSTCRGQGRIRVQQGMFLVERTCSSCHGRGKTITDPCSSCRGSGRENRERTLEVKIPPGVEDGTRIRLSGEGEAGMLGAPAGDLYIFLSIRPHRIFQREGADIYCRVPITMTTAALGGSIEVPSIDGSRARVTIPAGTQSGNQFRLRNKGMSVLRSPKRGDMIVHAQVETPVNLTDEQKDLLRRFDEAGGGETSPESTGFFRRIRELWDDLTD; this comes from the coding sequence ATGAGCAGCAAAAGGGATTATTACGAAGTTCTTGGCGTCAGCCAAGATGCGGATGCCGGGGCAATAAAGAAGGCCTATCGGTTGCGGGCTAAAGACTGCCACCCTGACTTATTCCCGGGTGACGACAAGGCTGCAGAGTCTTTTCGTGAGCTGACCGAAGCTTACGAAGTGCTACAGGATACCCAGAAACGTGCAGCGTATGATCGCTTTGGTCATGACGCCTTCTCACAGGGTGGAGGCGGTGCGTCCGGCTTCGGTGGTTTTGATTTTGGTGGCGGCTTTGCCGACATTATCGATGAAGTTTTCGGTAACTTTGCCGGTCGTCAGCGGGGGGGGCCTTCCCGCGGCGCTGATGTCCGCTATGACATGTCGATAACCTTGGAAGAGGCTTTCCTAGGCAAGACCGCTACGGTCACTCTTTCCACGGCAACGTCCTGTGGAACCTGCAAAGGCAGTGGTGCCAAGCCGGGAACAACACCGACAACGTGCTCCACATGTCGTGGTCAGGGGCGTATACGGGTCCAGCAGGGCATGTTCTTGGTTGAGAGAACGTGTTCGTCGTGTCATGGGCGGGGAAAGACTATCACTGATCCTTGTTCTTCCTGCCGTGGTTCCGGGCGCGAAAATCGGGAGCGTACCCTTGAGGTTAAGATTCCACCGGGTGTCGAGGATGGAACGCGCATTCGGTTGTCGGGTGAAGGTGAAGCCGGGATGCTGGGCGCCCCGGCGGGGGATCTTTATATTTTCCTGAGTATTCGTCCACATCGTATCTTCCAGCGCGAGGGTGCCGATATCTACTGCAGGGTGCCGATCACCATGACAACGGCTGCTCTGGGTGGCAGCATAGAGGTTCCTTCTATTGATGGCAGCCGCGCACGGGTTACGATTCCGGCCGGAACCCAGTCCGGTAATCAGTTCCGGCTGCGTAACAAGGGGATGAGTGTCCTACGCAGCCCAAAACGTGGGGATATGATTGTTCATGCCCAAGTTGAAACCCCTGTAAACCTGACCGATGAGCAGAAAGACCTGCTGCGCCGCTTTGATGAAGCGGGTGGGGGCGAGACCAGCCCAGAGAGCACAGGATTCTTTCGCAGGATCCGGGAACTTTGGGATGATCTGACCGATTGA
- a CDS encoding methyl-accepting chemotaxis protein, with the protein MSEHPKKTTIAVKLIAVIASVVSGFLIISTVASVIVTDRLMGKAVDTRASLVANLQAAAMVQPIWDFNLEVLQQLTNALAADPDFEAAWVTDDTGKALSKKMAGDIDYTTLEQDALPSSVSMTHQPIVREDKQIATLHIVVSDHSKQAARQSAIFSGVVIIILSNLILVVILFAIIRQITRPLVDIAAVIDELAADRLDVEVPHKERTDEIGSIAGAVGTFQQNMKRNRELEREAEEAREQRRQRTALREKLTAAFDTAVSSMLKTLSGSAEEVFGSSDTLQQAADRTRDESQAVNHSAEQASLDIEAVATAAEELGASIGEISRQVEDSTHITADAVRGIEGAAKTMGILSDATGRIGEIVNLITDIASQTNLLALNATIEAARAGEAGKGFAVVANEVKSLANQTTRATDEIARQITAVQKASGDVSSAIRQAVGTIHSVDAVVANIASAVEEQGAATREIARAVGGVAAGNRSIVDRIGEVSTAAAKTGDMSSSMYRVAEGLKSETENLRDCVEKFLLDMRSA; encoded by the coding sequence ATGTCCGAGCATCCAAAGAAAACGACAATCGCTGTGAAGCTGATTGCCGTGATTGCTTCCGTGGTTTCGGGGTTCCTGATTATTTCAACCGTTGCCAGCGTCATTGTAACAGACCGTTTGATGGGCAAGGCTGTGGATACCCGTGCTTCTCTGGTTGCTAATCTTCAGGCTGCGGCCATGGTTCAGCCGATCTGGGATTTCAATCTTGAGGTTCTACAGCAGTTGACCAACGCTCTTGCTGCGGATCCGGATTTTGAGGCTGCTTGGGTCACGGATGATACGGGCAAGGCTCTCAGCAAGAAAATGGCCGGAGATATAGACTATACAACCTTGGAACAGGATGCTTTGCCATCCAGCGTCTCCATGACCCACCAGCCGATTGTTCGGGAAGACAAGCAGATTGCCACCCTGCATATCGTTGTTAGCGACCATTCCAAGCAAGCAGCCCGCCAGAGTGCGATCTTTTCCGGTGTTGTGATCATTATACTCAGCAACCTGATTCTAGTTGTTATTCTCTTTGCCATCATTCGGCAAATCACCCGGCCCTTGGTTGATATTGCTGCTGTTATCGATGAGCTGGCGGCCGATCGACTGGATGTTGAGGTTCCCCATAAGGAGCGTACCGATGAAATTGGCTCCATTGCGGGTGCCGTCGGGACATTCCAGCAGAATATGAAGCGTAACCGCGAACTGGAACGCGAGGCGGAAGAAGCCCGCGAGCAACGCCGCCAGAGAACAGCCCTGCGGGAGAAACTTACAGCAGCTTTTGATACAGCCGTCAGTTCCATGTTGAAGACCCTTTCAGGCAGTGCGGAGGAGGTCTTCGGGTCCTCTGATACCCTGCAGCAGGCAGCGGATCGTACCCGTGACGAGAGCCAAGCCGTCAATCATTCTGCCGAGCAGGCATCCTTGGATATTGAGGCTGTAGCAACGGCAGCGGAAGAACTGGGGGCATCCATCGGTGAAATCAGCCGTCAGGTCGAGGACAGCACCCATATCACTGCTGATGCCGTACGGGGGATTGAGGGTGCAGCCAAGACCATGGGTATCCTATCAGATGCAACAGGGCGAATTGGCGAGATTGTCAACCTGATTACGGATATCGCAAGTCAGACCAACCTTCTTGCGTTGAATGCAACGATCGAGGCGGCCCGCGCCGGTGAGGCCGGCAAGGGGTTTGCTGTTGTTGCCAACGAGGTCAAGAGTCTGGCAAACCAGACAACCCGGGCAACAGACGAAATTGCCCGTCAGATCACTGCCGTCCAGAAAGCATCGGGCGATGTCAGCTCGGCCATCCGCCAGGCTGTGGGGACCATTCATTCCGTGGACGCGGTTGTTGCCAATATTGCTTCGGCTGTTGAGGAACAGGGCGCTGCAACGCGCGAGATTGCGCGCGCGGTGGGCGGCGTTGCTGCGGGGAACCGCAGTATTGTCGACCGCATCGGAGAAGTGTCTACAGCCGCAGCCAAGACAGGCGACATGTCTTCCAGCATGTACCGTGTTGCTGAGGGGCTGAAGAGCGAAACGGAGAACCTGCGCGACTGTGTCGAGAAGTTCTTGCTGGACATGCGTTCCGCATGA
- a CDS encoding substrate-binding periplasmic protein: MRKRGWDKTQARRYLVVCACAMALLSCAFFLMVSVSHAGELRLSTLEWPPYTGESLPGTGAAAVVLQEAARHGGDTFSAAFYPWQRAVRIGLESPGYVGYFPEYMSRDLDSQCLFSKPIGIGPLGFAQRRDRPLFWNTLDDLASVPIGTVSGYVNTADFDARVAVGRLSTDTAIDDVSNLRKVIAKRVVAAVVDHNVMTYLLKTDSSLITEGDVLEFNSRILENKTLHVCFRRTDEGEAARARLDAALSALDVSTIFEKALVF; the protein is encoded by the coding sequence ATGAGAAAGCGAGGTTGGGACAAGACACAGGCTAGGCGTTATCTTGTCGTTTGTGCGTGTGCCATGGCCCTGTTGTCTTGCGCATTTTTTCTTATGGTCTCGGTTTCCCATGCCGGTGAGCTGCGGCTCAGTACCTTGGAGTGGCCTCCCTATACTGGCGAGTCTTTGCCCGGTACCGGTGCCGCTGCGGTTGTACTGCAAGAGGCAGCTAGGCATGGTGGGGATACCTTCAGCGCAGCCTTCTATCCTTGGCAACGGGCTGTTCGTATAGGCTTGGAGAGCCCAGGGTATGTTGGTTACTTCCCAGAGTATATGTCCCGTGATCTGGACAGTCAGTGCCTGTTCAGCAAGCCGATTGGTATTGGTCCCCTAGGGTTTGCACAGCGCAGGGACAGGCCATTGTTCTGGAATACGCTGGATGATCTTGCATCGGTACCGATTGGCACTGTTTCGGGCTATGTTAATACGGCTGACTTTGATGCCCGGGTGGCTGTTGGCCGTCTGAGTACGGATACAGCGATTGATGACGTTAGTAACTTGCGCAAGGTTATTGCAAAAAGGGTTGTGGCTGCTGTGGTTGACCATAACGTGATGACCTATCTGCTGAAAACAGACTCATCCCTGATTACAGAGGGGGATGTCCTGGAATTCAACAGCCGGATTCTTGAGAACAAGACCTTGCACGTGTGTTTCCGCAGGACAGACGAAGGAGAGGCCGCTCGTGCCCGCCTAGATGCTGCCCTGTCTGCCCTAGATGTCTCAACGATTTTTGAGAAAGCCTTGGTGTTCTAG